A stretch of Mya arenaria isolate MELC-2E11 chromosome 14, ASM2691426v1 DNA encodes these proteins:
- the LOC128218365 gene encoding uncharacterized protein LOC128218365, with product MQNSYILLQFHVRLLILFSCSKLRMCDSIDISEWIYKYRSNIVRFLVSLRDVGKETCYEIQDILDPNRTRDKKRQHLAVALVCSREIENENHSILEEFTKYLHSGVFHIGHDRLVQKDRMAVVMNSTRRFHFTHGECRIFDPQRHFLYEIIDEGHRKAGINESVKRSSKTIYVNDSAKGTLGQMHASLKKTHTAQDGCIHLYVLFSHYVPCDIDFHECSSILDKFVSSDKQNLIIGYEAAFEFTNEKRSLEILDQNENIFIVKPKAIFKEIRSQMETFFHCANQTTYREDEKNKEYFKSNGLISKRNKLFTQPEAKVVSRRKRHTLKRNYFYDTV from the coding sequence ATGCAAAATTcgtatattttattgcaattccATGTGCGGTTATTGATACTATTCAGCTGTAGTAAGCTGAGAATGTGCGATTCTATTGACATAAGTGAGTGGATTTACAAATACAGAAGTAACATTGTACGATTCCTGGTGTCGCTAAGGGATGTCGGGAAAGAAACGTGTTACGAAATCCAAGATATTCTTGACCCAAACCGAACTAGGGACAAGAAAAGGCAGCACCTCGCTGTGGCATTGGTTTGTTCGAGAGAAATTGAAAACGAGAATCATTCCATTCTAGAAGAATTCACTAAGTATCTTCATTCGGGTGTCTTTCACATTGGTCACGATAGATTGGTACAAAAGGACAGAATGGCTGTCGTCATGAACAGTACGAGAAGATTCCATTTTACCCATGGTGAATGTCGCATCTTTGACCCTCAAAGACATTTCCTTTATGAAATCATTGACGAAGGACATAGAAAAGCTGGTATAAACGAGTCTGTCAAACGGTCCAGTAAAACCATCTACGTGAACGATTCTGCTAAGGGGACATTAGGACAAATGCATGCAAGTCTTAAAAAGACACACACGGCCCAAGACGGCTGTATACAcctttatgttttattttcacacTATGTGCCATGTGACATTGACTTCCACGAGTGTTCTTCCATACTTGACAAGTTTGTAAGTTCTgataaacaaaatcttattaTCGGATATGAGGCTGCTTTTGAATTTACAAACGAGAAACGTTCTCTCGAAATTCTTGATCAAAAcgaaaacattttcattgtcaAGCCAAAAGCAATATTCAAAGAAATTCGTTCACAGATGGAAACTTTCTTCCATTGCGCGAACCAAACTACATACAGAGAAGACGAGAAAAACAAAGAATATTTCAAGTCGAATGGTCTCATTAGTAaacgaaataaattatttacgcAACCCGAAGCTAAAGTTGTTTCGAGGCGGAAGCGACATACGTTAAAGAGGAACTATTTTTATGATACAGTGTAA
- the LOC128217951 gene encoding m7GpppX diphosphatase-like, with protein sequence MAQVFLAKFRLQRSRNGDRFMFYRTEYQWVYNILEKKKEADRIVYEDTDPDTGFILLPDMNWDPTDTSALYLVAIVHKHDIKSLRDLDTGSLPLLQNILMKGLKAIQDTYDIPASKLNVYIHYQPSYYHFHVHFTNVKFEAPGFGADRAHLLADVINNIQLYGDFYKKKTLTFLVREQEDLYMKFKDAGYFDCSDI encoded by the exons atggcCCAGGTATTTCTCGCTAAATTCCGCCTACAGAGGTCTCGAAATGGCGACCGGTTTATGTTTTATCGTACAGAATATCAA TGGGTGTACAACATACTGGAGAAGAAGAAGGAGGCTGATCGTATTGTGTATGAGGACACAGACCCTGACACAGGGTTCATCCTGCTGCCAGACATGAATTGGGACCCAACAGACACAAGTGCTCTGTACCTGGTAGCAATTGTCCACAAACATGACATCAAGTCTTTGCGAGACCTGGACACAGGGAGCCTTCCGCTGCTGCAAAATATACTCATGAAAGGGCTG AAAGCTATTCAGGACACCTATGACATTCCAGCCAGCAAACTGAATGTTTACATCCATTACCAGCCGTCATACTACCATTTTCATGTGCATTTCACCAATGTTAAGTTCGAAGCACCGGGGTTCGGAGCTGATAGGGCTCATCTTCTGGCTGATGTAATTAACAATATACAGTTGTATGGCGACTTCTACAAGAAAAAGACGCTGACGTTCCTCGTAAGAGAGCAAGAAGACTTGTACATGAAGTTTAAAGATGCAGGATACTTTGATTGCTCTGACATTTAG